One part of the Nocardioides zeae genome encodes these proteins:
- a CDS encoding alpha/beta hydrolase: MDTARDLAPDHALTRVDVPDDRETRGVVLMLHGGKEHSDRAVDGRSASWRRAAAMQRTIAPTLAEAGYATWLLRYRLRGWNGGAPVVDAEAALRRTDAELPGLPVVLLGHSMGARTAVHVADHPTVAGVVALAPWFPPGESVAALPGRALRVMHGARDRITSARASQAYVERAAAVGADATFVSAGLAGHYMFTHVTRWNTFARERSLELLAAAHRGLSDSER; this comes from the coding sequence ACCGCGAGACCCGCGGGGTGGTCCTGATGCTGCACGGCGGCAAGGAGCACTCGGACCGTGCCGTCGACGGTCGCAGCGCGTCCTGGCGACGTGCCGCGGCGATGCAGCGCACCATCGCGCCGACCCTCGCCGAGGCCGGTTACGCGACCTGGCTGCTCCGCTACCGGCTCCGGGGCTGGAACGGTGGGGCCCCGGTGGTCGACGCCGAGGCCGCCCTGCGCCGTACCGACGCCGAGCTCCCCGGACTGCCCGTGGTGCTGCTCGGGCACTCGATGGGTGCGCGCACGGCGGTGCACGTCGCCGACCACCCCACCGTGGCGGGCGTCGTCGCCCTCGCCCCCTGGTTCCCGCCCGGGGAGAGCGTCGCCGCCCTGCCCGGCCGTGCGCTCCGCGTCATGCACGGCGCCCGCGACCGGATCACCTCGGCGCGGGCGTCGCAGGCGTACGTCGAGCGTGCGGCCGCCGTCGGCGCCGACGCCACCTTCGTGAGCGCGGGGCTCGCAGGGCACTACATGTTCACCCACGTCACGCGCTGGAACACGTTCGCGCGGGAGCGCTCGCTGGAGCTCCTGGCGGCGGCACACCGGGGGCTGTCAGACTCGGAGAGGTGA